The following proteins are encoded in a genomic region of Arachis ipaensis cultivar K30076 chromosome B02, Araip1.1, whole genome shotgun sequence:
- the LOC110269308 gene encoding polycomb protein sop-2-like encodes MVRIREPDKNRTQTKYRRTGTSVTYSNCGQYRHNRRLCPNPIVAASEGTQGSDAATRTGGVDAATANEPGAAVEANGSAAAPTARSRMSRGRGRERAAVGMGRGRDRGRATSMTAPASKPSNTPAPPSQPPHTPVLPSQPATLPTPASLPTTLSTPASLPTTPASQPLPKTKIFGVRRSGRLKIGVRKTTNQPPEHVDLTLD; translated from the exons ATGGTTAGGATAAGAGAACCCGATAAAAATAGAACACAAACCAAATATAGAAGAACTGGAACTTCTGTTACCTACAGTAATTGTGGCCAATACAGACACAATAGGAGACTCTGTCCAAACCCTATAGTGGCAG CTTCTGAAGGCACACAAGGATCTGATGCTGCAACTAGAACTGGAGGAGTTGATGCTGCTACTGCTAATGAACCTGGTGCTGCTGTTGAAGCAAATGGATCTGCAGCTGCTCCTACTGCTAGATCCAGGATGTCTAGAGGGAGAGGCAGAGAAAGAGCAGCAGTAGGGATGGGCAGAGGAAGGGATAGAGGGAGGGCTACATCCATGACTGCACCAGCATCAAAGCCTTCAAACACCCCTGCACCACCATCACAACCTCCACACACCCCTGTACTACCATCACAGCCGGCCACCTTACCTACACCAGCATCACTGCCCACCACCTTGTCTACACCAGCATCACTGCCCACTACACCAGcatctcaacctttacccaagaCCAAAATCTTTGGTGTAAGAAGAAGTGGAAGACTCAAGATTGGAGTTAGGAAGACAACAAATCAGCCACCTGAACATGTTGACCTCACACTTGATTGA
- the LOC110269309 gene encoding uncharacterized protein LOC110269309 produces MKSDGDAMRIARSLVSSSCKHCEVYVVDGARESNGIEITSSDADYVPEEGEDSGSGLIEVEVDAESEPSTEEEVFDDSADDVAGRAEGDEGLREGDEQVGDIFDGYETDDIDSYEGDSDDMIKKRRFPKYNEAEMNREYEFQVGLEFKSLSQFKEAVKEHVLLNGRDIRLRKNDKVRCRVVCKGRKEKCKWVCFASKVGGSDCFRIKTLNGKHTCGRNYSGRLASSSWISKKIANNISRGEEMKLTTVIQTIQDKYMANISVGKAYWARRKAREEVHGRAIQQYAELRDYCAEILRANPGSSLSILVDRPSLTHQPRFMRMYMCVDTVKKGFLAGCRPIIGVDGCHLKGDHGQQLLHGYIIYCTETINQGLMQVFQEALPTLEHRLCLRHLYANCKKA; encoded by the exons ATGAAGTCCGATGGAGATGCAATGAGAATAGCTAGGTCACTGGTGTCAAGTTCCTGCAAACATTGCGAGGTATATGTTGTCGATGGAGCCAGAGAAAGTAACGGGATTGAAATCACTTCAAGTGATGCTGATTATGTGCCAGAGGAAGGTGAAGACAGTGGTTCTGGGTTGATAGAGGTTGAAGTGGATGCTGAGTCAGAGCCTTCTACTGAAGAAGAGGTATTTGATGATAGTGCTGATGATG TAGCTGGAAGAGCTGAAGGTGATGAAGGTTTAAGGGAGGGTGATGAGCAAGTTGGGGACATATTTGATGGATATGAGACTGATGACATAGACAGTTATGAGGGAGACTCTGATGATATGATAAAAAAGAGGAGGTTTCCTAAATACAATGAGGCAGAGATGAACAGAGAGTATGAATTTCAGGTGGGTTTGGAATTTAAATCACTTAGTCAATTCAAAGAGGCTGTTAAGGAGCATGTCCTATTGAATGGTAGGGACATTAGGCTTCGAAAAAATGATAAGGTGAGGTGTAGAGTTGTTTGCAAAGGAAGAAAGGAAAAGTGCAAGTGGGTTTGTTTTGCGAGCAAGGTTGGGGGTTCTGACTGTTTCAGGATCAAGACTTTGAATGGAAAGCATACATGTGGAAGGAACTATAGCGGAAGACTTGCATCAAGTAGTTGGATCTCAAAGaagattgccaacaacatcagtAGAGGGGAGGAGATGAAGCTTACGACAGTTATTCAGACTATCCAAGACAAATACATGGCCAATATCAGTGTTGGTAAGGCTTACTGGGCAAGGAGGAAGGCAAGAGAAGAGGTACATGGGCGGGCAATCCAACAGTATGCTGAGCTAAGGGATTACTGTGCAGAGATACTTAGGGCAAATCCAGGATCTAGTCTGAGCATATTGGTTGATAGGCCTTCTCTTACGCACCAACCCCGATTTATGAGAATGTACATGTGCGTTGATACAGTCAAGAAAGGCTTTTTGGCGGGTTGTAGACCTATTATTGGCGTGGATGGTTGTCACTTGAAGGGCGACCATGGACAGCAGCTGTTACATGGGTATATTATCTACTGCACTGAAACTATAAATCAGGGGCTAATGCAAGTCTTTCAAGAGGCATTGCCAACACTGGAGCATAGGCTTTGTTTGAGGCATTTATATGCCAACTGTAAAAAAGCATAG